DNA sequence from the Crocosphaera sp. UHCC 0190 genome:
AGGGAAAAAATCATTCTTTCTTGTTTTTGGGTAATTTTATGAGACAAAAACAAATACATTTCAATAATAACTTGATAGCCAATTCCTCCAAAAATAATTAGCATTGTAATGGCAAAATTAATTGAAAATGAGCTTTGATAACTCACTAAACTATCTTTTAATAGTGCGAATCCTGCATTATTCCAAGCACTTATACTATGAAAAACAGCAAACCAAAGTGCCTCTAAAGTTTCATGTTTTTGTGAAAATTCATTCAACATAATAATTGCTCCTGCCAACTCAAACAGCAGAGTTGTGGCAATAATGGAACGAATTAAACTCTGACTATTTCCTTGAAGAAAAGGGCGATCAAAAGATTCTTTAATGGCTAATTTTTGCCGCAAATCAAAGCGTCTTCCCACCAGTAAAATTAAAAATGTGGTTGTAGTCATATAACCTAACCCACCCACTTGAATTAAAAGCATTATAATCAGTTGACCCCAAAAGGAAAAATAAGTCCCCGTATCAACCACAATTAACCCCGTGACACAGACAGCAGAAGTCGAGGTAAATAAAGCAATAATCGGATTTGTCCAACTCCCATCATGGCTGGAAAATGGTAACATTAATAGTAAGGTTCCCACAGCAATTACCGCCAGAAAACCCAAACAAATCGTCCGAGCAATCGTCATAGTATGTTAGAATCATGTTATTAGACTGATTGACCTATCACCTTACCATAGGATCAACCCTAATCAACCACTAAACTTTAGTTTGGCGGCTCAAAAAAGAAATGATTCAGCTTAAATAGAGTTATCTGACCCGTGATGAGTTAAGGTTAAATAGGAAGCAGGAGAAAGGTCAGGTTCGGAAGCTTGAGAACCAGCTTTAGACCATTGGGCAATGCTAGATGGGGGTGTTTCTTCCTGAAGTTGATGAAGGGTAGCGACGAAATCTTTAATACCTTGAAACCGGCCATAAACAGAGGCAAAACGAATGTAAGCAACCTCATTTTCTTGCCGTAGATATTTCAACACTAACTCTCCAATTTCTTGACTGCTCACTTCTCGTTGGGGACGCTGTTGTAGTTGTGCTTCAATATCATCCACAATGGTTTCAAGACGCTGATGAGAAATTCCTGTTTTTTCACAAGCTCTCACCATTCCCCGCAGAAGTTTCGAGGAATCAAAAGATTCTTTTTTGCCATCATGTTTAATAACAGTAATGGGAACAAATTCAATACGCTCATAAGTGGTAAAGCGATGTTTACACTTTAAACATTCCCGACGACGACGAATACTTTGTCCACCTTCAGAAGAACGAGATTCTAAAACACGACTATTGGTATGCTGACAATAGGGACATTCCATAAGACTATCCGTAGCAACGGAAAATTAGGAGGGAGGAGAGTAAGACGAAAATTCAAAATTCAACGGAGTAACAAAAAATACAAGAGTCTGAGCCGTTTTTATTCTCCTGCTTGAAATCAAATCAGGAAAATAGTCGCGGCTCAGAGGTATATTAAAGGGGTTAACTTTAATTGAATTGATAATCGAAATTTATTTTTCGATGCGGGGGGGTTCCCGAAACGCAATGGCGAAGAACAACACAGCGAGGGCCATGGTTAAAACTAAGATATAAGCGACGCTTTCCATCTTAAGAATTTCCTAAAATTACTTGCGTCTCTAGTGTATCAAAAAATTGACAAAATTAAATTAAATTGTATTTTTCCTAACGATTAAAGACATGATTGAGGAAATAGGGAAGGACAAACAGTTGATTCTGGATAATTTGTCCCATCGTTACCGGAGCTTCTGAGGGAATCATCCCTGAGTCATACTGTAACCCCAATAGACCATTCCAAATCATAAAAAATACTGTTGAGATTAAACCGAAACGTTGCCAACTCGGACGGGGAAAATAATCCCAAAAGGCCGCCAACCCCATCACAAAAATAAAGCTACAGTTGGCAAACATTCTCCCTCCAAAACTCGAACCTTGCCACCAACACCACCAAGCAGCGACCAAATACACTTGCATGGCAAAAGCGGTTAACATAATGCCAACTAACTGAGGAAATTTGCGGCTAACTAAGATTAAGCCAATAATTGACACCAATAGTAAGGGGTGCCAGGAAAACAAGCCATGAAACCCCGAAAATAGGACATTGAGAATTTGGGGGTTACTAAATTGAAAACTCCCTTGATGGCCTTCTGCTGTTCCTTCCTGTAAATAGGGTATATCAAAAAAACTGCCAAATTGCCACTGATAGATCAAAAATTGGGGCAACTGCATCAAAATTGCTACCAACCCAATAATCATTAAAGGACTCAACCCTGGCCAAATTAACTTAGTCTTTGAAATTCCTTCTTGTCTTCCCACACTTCCTCCACTCTTTTGAGAAACCCATCGAGAAATCAGCCCCCAAACCACCGTTAAAATAGGCACAATAGCAAATAGAATATCTTGAGGACGAACAAACCCTGCTAACCCTAAAATCAGTCCCATTAAAACCTGTTGACGGCGTTGTTTAAGCCAAGGGGTTGCTATCCAGATGTAAAAAAACATAGAAATCAAAAACTGCGATACAGCATGAGACATCGAAGTTTCTAAAGTCAGGTAAAAACTGAGGGGAGAAGCAAACCAAACCCCTGCCACCCCTAAAATACAAGCATTATGACTAAAAAAACGTCGGGCCCCTTTGTAACAAATTACCAGTCCCGTAATGCCTAACCCAATGCTACCTAAACAATAAAATAATTCATAAGGCCAAGATAAACCATTGACAGCCACATCTACCCCTAAAGCATTTAAGATCAAGGTGGCGAAATGTCCCACAGCAAAGAAGGGAGAAAGGACTAAGCCCAGACCTAAAGTATATTTACTATATTCGGGGATTTCTTTATCCACTCGCACACCACCCCCAAAATTAGAGGCAGAGTGAGATAAGTATTCATATTCATTAGAAATTTTGAGATCGCCATCGAAAACCAGGGAACGGAGGGGCGTATAATAACCAATACCGTCCCCATAGACTCCAAACCCCACCAAATAAAAATTAACCAAAAAAATCGTTAAGGTAATCCCGATACCCACCCATAGTAATCGTTTCGCCCAGACTGTATCGAGATTTTTTACATTCATTCGCTTAACCTTATAAATCGATCTCGTCACCGATTATATAGCTATTTTTAAGGGAGTGCGAACATAAATTATTCTCCACGGCGCAACCATCCATTAATAGTAAAGCGACTATTTGCAAAGATTCGAGAAGAACAACTTACGGGCATTACTTCATGTTTACTGCGACTATCAAAAAAGACAATACTATTATTACGGGGTTCAACAATTTGGAAATTTTCATGTCTTTCTAGAGAAGTCTCTTGTAAGTCAGTTTCATAAATCCTTAATTCTCCACCAGAGAAAGATTTTGGTTCTCGATAAAAGTAGTAGACATAGGTGAATTCACGAGTACAAGTTTCTGGGGAACCAGAATCATTATGAATTTTATAATAACAACCATCATTGTGCGCCGTTAGCTGCATTTCAACTTCACTGATAGAAAATGAAGGATGATTTAATTGTTTGAGTATCCCCCCGATCATCCCCAAAAGTTTCTGGCGAATAATTTGATAGAATTCAGGAAAAAATGTTGCATAAAGCACCGCAGACTTCCGATAATCTGAGGCTTGTGTTGAGGTGGTAGAGCCGATAAAATTATCGGAATATTGAAGGGCAATTTCTAACAATTTTTGGTTTTCTTTTGGAGATAAAAAGTTATCAATTTGATAGTATTTTGCTGGTAAATTATTTGAGTGCAACAAGGTTGAGGATGGCGATGAAGTCTTCTGACAGCAAGCATTTGGCAGAGAGAGACTGTTGGTTAATTGCGGTGATGTTCCCACCATCTCTAAGATTTTTAGGGCGACTGCTGCCTTATCTTGTGCCGAAAATTCTGGATTATTAAGAATACTTTCAAGGGTATCAAAGGATTGAGCAACTAAAGATTGAAGCCTGTCTATAGATGAGTAATTTTCAGGGATAATTGACCCTAATTCATTTCTTACTCCATTGGGGATAACACTTTTTTCTGAAAACATTGAATAAATCCTCAAATATTACTATGGTTTTTATTCGTTAGAATAATAGTGCAATAGAACTTTAGTACCAAGACAATGATTAAAATTCAGCATTTTCTAACATAAGTCTAGAATGCCCAAATTTTTCTGATCTCTTAAGCCCCATTTTCTTAAACAGCATTTATCCTGAAAGATATAGCCAATTCAGGGATCACACGCCCCAATTACCCAACCTTCCTAACCCCCCTCTGCATTGGTAAGATTGTCAGTCTAGTAGTGTGGTAATGAAAGAATTAGAACGGTATTACAAAGTGTTAGGATTACAGATAGGCGCATCCCTTGAGGAAATTAACCAAGCCTATCGAGACTTGGCGTTTATTTGGCATCCTGATCGTCTTCCGAAGGATAATGAGCGATTATTAGCTAAAGCGGTGGCTAAACTGCAAGAAATTAATCACGCTCGTGAACAACTTAAGTCAATTCAAGTATTATCTCAACCGTCGAGTCGTACTCAAGTGAGTCAGGAAAAACCTTCTCCTTCTTCTGTTTATCGTGATCGTCGTCCTTCTGAAAGTCAAGCACAACGCCCTTATTATCGAGATTTAACGGGAGTTGATTTGAGGGGGGCTAATTTAAAAGAAAAAGATTTATCGGGTAGAACACTCATTCAAGCGAATTTAAGTTATGCGGATTTGAGTGATACTTTTTTGCATAAAGTTAATTTAGAACAGGCTAATTTGTTTCGGGCTAATTTATTTCGGGCTAATTTACTTCAAGCTAATTTACGTCAAGCTAATTTACAGGAAGTTAATTTAATCGGGGCGGATTTGAGTGGGGCAGATTTAAGTGAGGCGGATTTATCAGGGGCAAAAGTGAGTGCAGGTAATCGAATTTTAGTGAAGTTAACGGGGACAATTTTAAGGGGGGCAATTTTGCCTGATGGAACCATTCATCCTTAGAGTTAAATTGTGATTTATAGGAGAATAAATCAATGATAATGAAGGTGCAAAAAGCAACTTTAACGACTATATTGATTGGTTTACTTTTCTGCTTTCCTGTTGTTATTGATAGTAATTATTTTGATTTTTTGCTAGTTTTAAGCCACTCAAACCACAATATACTAATCATCCCTCCTACTAAACAAATCCCTAAATCTAGAGGATGAAGCGTCGAAAAACGAAAGAGGTGACGCAAAAAAGGAATATATAACACCAACCCCATAAACACGATCGCACCGCCAATAACCCACCAGAGAGCGGGATTCGGGGCTTGTACTGTTTCTACAATGGTTCTTGACCAAGATCGGTTAGTGAGAATTAAGCTTAAATTTGCCACAATTAGGGTAGTAAAGGCAAAAGCGCGGGCCTCTTGTTCTCCCTGTCCTCGATAAAGGGCGATCGCAAAGATAATCACAAGAATTAACAATACCCCAACCCCTTGCAACACACTTAACCCCAACATCTCACGACTAAATAGGGGAATTTTGGGGTCACGGGGGGGACGCTTCATCACATTGTATTCGGCTGATTCAGCTTCAAAAACGATGGAACAGGCAGGATCAATGATTAAATGCAAAAAAGCAATATGAATAGGAAGTAAAACCAGGGGCCATTTTAATAAAACCGGAATTAAAGACATTCCAGCAATAGGAACATGAATGGCTAAGGTGTAAGCCATCGCTTTTTTAAGATTGTCGAAGATACGCCGCCCTAATTTTACTGATTGGACTATAGAAGCAAAATCATCATCTAATAACACTAAATCTGCTGATTCCCTGGCGACATCTGTGCCTCTACCACCCATCGCAATACCAATTTGAGCAGACTTCAAGGCCGGGGCATCATTGACCCCATCTCCTGTCATAGCAACGATTTCGCCGTTTTTCTTCAACGCATTGACGAGACGGAGTTTCTGTTCAGGAACCATACGTGCAAAGATATTCACCGTTTGGATGCGTCCGAGTAATTCGTTATCCCCCATTTCTTGCAGTTCTTGCCCTGTAATGACTGAATTACTGGCATTTAACCCTATTTCTCGCGCAATTTTCTGGGCTGTTCCTGGATAGTCTCCCGTAATCATCACTACTCGAATTCCTGCGGTGTAACATTCTTTAATAGATTGTGCTACGGTAGGACGTACTGGATCAGCTAATCCAATTAATCCTAAAAATTCAAATTGAAAGTCATGTTGTTGTTGAGGAAGGTCATTTTTGACTAAAACATCAGGATGAACCCCTTTTCCTCTAGCTACCCCTAAAACCCGTAACCCTTGATTTGCAAGGCATTGAATGTGTTGAGAGAGTTCTTCTCGCAAGTTAGGATCAAAATGACACAAATCGGCGATCGCTTCGGGGGCCCCTTTTGCGGCAATGACATAATTTGAGTTATCTGATGACTGCCAAACCCTAGACATGGCTAATAATTCAGGAGAGAGAGGATATTCATGCACCAGAGTCCAATTCTTATGAATATGCTCAGTATTGGCTAAATAATCATCCCCTAGCTGTTTAAATGCCTTTTCCATCGGATCAAAAGGATCTTTCTGACTGGCTAAAATACTAAACTCAATTAACCCATGAACCGCTTCCGGTAAAGCTTCTCGTTCATGAAGGGTCAAATCATAGTTATAAGCATTAAAGGGGGAGTCCTTAAACGCAACCATCTGATGCACAGACATTTGATTTAAGGTTAGGGTTCCTGTTTTATCGACACAAAGAACAGTTGCAGAACCCAAGGTTTCAACGGCCGGCATTCTGCGGGTTAAAACGCGATTTTGAGAAATTCGCCAGGCCCCTAACGCCAGAAAAATGGTCAAGACAACGGGGAATTCATTGGGCAAAATCGCCATTGCTAGGGCAATTCCGGCTAAAAATCCCTGTAACCAATTACCTCTGGTTAGACCATAAATGACAATTACGGCCAGACAAATGGCGATCGCAATCCAAATTAATTTATTAACTAAATCTTTAGTTTCCCGTTGTAAGGGGGTGTCTTCGGTGGTAACGGTTTGTAACGCTTTGCCAATTTTACCTAATTCTGTTTGAGGACCGATGGCTTTAACTTCGGCCATACCTTGGCCCTGAACGATCAAAGTCCCGGAATAAACAAAGGGTAAGTCATCCCCTCCTGGGTGGTCTATGGGGGTTTGAGAGTTTCCTGATACTTTTCTAACGGGGAGAGATTCTCCGGTTAATAAGGATTCATCGGCGGTTATATTAGTAGACGAGAATAGGAGGGCATCGGCTGGCACACGGTCGCCTTCTGATAATATTAAAATATCCCCTCGTACCACTTCCCGTCCGGCAATGCGTTGTTTTTGTCCATCTCTGATGACGGAAGCGCGAGGACTAGAGAGATCTCGTAATGCGTCTAAGGCACTTTCGGTTTTTTGGTCTTGATAGAGGGTGATCCCCATAATAAAGAAGATGAAACCTAGCAATATCAAGGCTTCTTGTCTGTCTCCGAGTAACCAATAAATGATGCCACAAGCGACTAATAATAAGAAAATGGGTTCGCTGAGGACTTCTAAGGCGATCGCCAATAAGCCACCTCGTTTACTGGTGGGGAGTTCGTTGTAACCGTCTTGTTTGAGTCTTTGGGCAGCCTCTAGATCGGATAAACCCATTGGGGTGTTAGGATCTGGTAAATTAGTCATAAACGGTTGTATATAGTAATTTTTATGCTGATGTGGAACAATCTTCTAGCTTGTCACC
Encoded proteins:
- a CDS encoding cation-translocating P-type ATPase, encoding MTNLPDPNTPMGLSDLEAAQRLKQDGYNELPTSKRGGLLAIALEVLSEPIFLLLVACGIIYWLLGDRQEALILLGFIFFIMGITLYQDQKTESALDALRDLSSPRASVIRDGQKQRIAGREVVRGDILILSEGDRVPADALLFSSTNITADESLLTGESLPVRKVSGNSQTPIDHPGGDDLPFVYSGTLIVQGQGMAEVKAIGPQTELGKIGKALQTVTTEDTPLQRETKDLVNKLIWIAIAICLAVIVIYGLTRGNWLQGFLAGIALAMAILPNEFPVVLTIFLALGAWRISQNRVLTRRMPAVETLGSATVLCVDKTGTLTLNQMSVHQMVAFKDSPFNAYNYDLTLHEREALPEAVHGLIEFSILASQKDPFDPMEKAFKQLGDDYLANTEHIHKNWTLVHEYPLSPELLAMSRVWQSSDNSNYVIAAKGAPEAIADLCHFDPNLREELSQHIQCLANQGLRVLGVARGKGVHPDVLVKNDLPQQQHDFQFEFLGLIGLADPVRPTVAQSIKECYTAGIRVVMITGDYPGTAQKIAREIGLNASNSVITGQELQEMGDNELLGRIQTVNIFARMVPEQKLRLVNALKKNGEIVAMTGDGVNDAPALKSAQIGIAMGGRGTDVARESADLVLLDDDFASIVQSVKLGRRIFDNLKKAMAYTLAIHVPIAGMSLIPVLLKWPLVLLPIHIAFLHLIIDPACSIVFEAESAEYNVMKRPPRDPKIPLFSREMLGLSVLQGVGVLLILVIIFAIALYRGQGEQEARAFAFTTLIVANLSLILTNRSWSRTIVETVQAPNPALWWVIGGAIVFMGLVLYIPFLRHLFRFSTLHPLDLGICLVGGMISILWFEWLKTSKKSK
- the nrdR gene encoding transcriptional regulator NrdR, which produces MECPYCQHTNSRVLESRSSEGGQSIRRRRECLKCKHRFTTYERIEFVPITVIKHDGKKESFDSSKLLRGMVRACEKTGISHQRLETIVDDIEAQLQQRPQREVSSQEIGELVLKYLRQENEVAYIRFASVYGRFQGIKDFVATLHQLQEETPPSSIAQWSKAGSQASEPDLSPASYLTLTHHGSDNSI
- a CDS encoding 2OG-Fe(II) oxygenase; the protein is MFSEKSVIPNGVRNELGSIIPENYSSIDRLQSLVAQSFDTLESILNNPEFSAQDKAAVALKILEMVGTSPQLTNSLSLPNACCQKTSSPSSTLLHSNNLPAKYYQIDNFLSPKENQKLLEIALQYSDNFIGSTTSTQASDYRKSAVLYATFFPEFYQIIRQKLLGMIGGILKQLNHPSFSISEVEMQLTAHNDGCYYKIHNDSGSPETCTREFTYVYYFYREPKSFSGGELRIYETDLQETSLERHENFQIVEPRNNSIVFFDSRSKHEVMPVSCSSRIFANSRFTINGWLRRGE
- a CDS encoding pentapeptide repeat-containing protein, with protein sequence MKELERYYKVLGLQIGASLEEINQAYRDLAFIWHPDRLPKDNERLLAKAVAKLQEINHAREQLKSIQVLSQPSSRTQVSQEKPSPSSVYRDRRPSESQAQRPYYRDLTGVDLRGANLKEKDLSGRTLIQANLSYADLSDTFLHKVNLEQANLFRANLFRANLLQANLRQANLQEVNLIGADLSGADLSEADLSGAKVSAGNRILVKLTGTILRGAILPDGTIHP
- a CDS encoding photosystem II reaction center protein T; protein product: MESVAYILVLTMALAVLFFAIAFREPPRIEK